The following are from one region of the Quercus robur chromosome 1, dhQueRobu3.1, whole genome shotgun sequence genome:
- the LOC126688697 gene encoding putative receptor-like protein kinase At3g47110, with the protein MDHLLRNTQPLFSLTYHAIFLLFLSLSISKFSLATTLSNETDKLALLEFKSHIDSPLNVLASWNDSFHFCHWIGVTCGNKHQRVIGLDLKNKKLVGTISPHIGNLSFLQSLDLASNSFQGGIPSEVGYLTRLRNLNLSYNPILGGEIPVNLSHCSNLQYLDLKYNDLVQRIPSELGFLSKLQILTLESNHLSGRFPPSLGNLSSLQNLGLAYNNLEGEIPNTVAQMKSLTSFYVEINHLSGVFPPSLYNLSSLTNIALTNNNFIGNLNPDLGILLQNLQILWIGANQFTGTIPVSLSNVSNIHYLDLGNNYFTGTIPRSFGNLRNLRWFGAFNNLLGNYSVYDLSFLSSLNNCSQLELLSVSDNQFGGELPNSITNLSIQLLRFRLDGNSIGGSIPTRISNLVSLTELNLGANLLTGNIPSSIGKLSNLHALYLYENKLIGEIPSSFDNMTKLLYLDMESNNLEGSIPPSLSRCSHLQKVILCHNKLNGTIPEQLLGLPLVQINVSHNSLTGFLPPDFGNLKILVALDVSYNKFSKQIPAQLGACLALETLYMQANSFEGTIPDLSQLEGIQYLDLSNNNLSGQIPWYMINFPMQNLNLSFNNLEGEVPIEGVFRNASAVEVKGNIGLCGGIQELHLQACPIQRSKHFSFKLKLAISIAAAFCLALFSLIALSWLKKSKKKCLSISTFGPSYQKISYKELRNATDGFSLKNLIGTGNFGSVYKGKLGLDETTVAVKVLNCQKQGASKSFIAECEALRNIRHRNLVKILTTCSSIDFEGNDFKALVYEFMPNGSLEMWLHSEDGVKQLRSLNLLQRTSIAIDVASALLYLHRHCQTPIIHCDIKPSNILLDDDLNAHISDFGLARLLSKSGKEAFHNHLSSVGIKGTVGYAAPEYGMGSQLSTHGDVYSFGILLLEMLTGRRPTDRLFKDDLNLHNFVKLALPGQVMEIVDHSIFNEVGESDNMVASWSDWTSGHTEYLILVFQIGLACSAESPIDRMDMSNVALELLSIRRKILLDQNS; encoded by the exons ATGGATCATCTGCTTAGGAATACACAACCACTCTTCTCACTAACCTACCATGCCATCTTTCTTCTGTTCCTCTCTTTatcaatctcaaaattttccttAGCTACCACACTTTCAAATGAAACTGATAAACTTGCACTACTCGAATTCAAGTCCCACATAGATAGCCCACTTAATGTCCTAGCTTCTTGGAATGACTCTTTCCACTTCTGCCACTGGATTGGGGTCACTTGTGGCAACAAACACCAAAGAGTCATTGGTTTGgacctaaaaaacaaaaagttggtTGGCACCATATCACCCCACATTGGAAATCTTTCTTTCCTTCAATCCCTCGACCTTGCAAGTAACTCTTTCCAAGGTGGAATTCCCTCAGAAGTTGGTTACTTGACTAGGCTTCGAAATTTGAACCTAAGTTATAATCCAATATTGGGAGGGGAAATTCCAGTCAATCTTTCTCACTGTTCCAACCTACAGTATCTTGATCTCAAGTACAATGATTTAGTACAACGAATCCCTTCAGAACTTGGCTTTTTGTCAAAACTTCAGATACTAACTCTTGAAAGCAATCATCTAAGTGGAAGGTTCCCACCTTCTCTGGGGAACTTGTCCTCTCTCCAAAATCTTGGGCTTGCATATAACAATTTGGAGGGAGAAATCCCAAATACAGTAGCCCAAATGAAAAGCTTGACATCTTTTTATGTAGAAATAAATCATCTTTCTGGTGTGTTTCCACCTTCCCTATACAATTTATCATCGCTCACAAATATTGCCTTGACTAATAACAACTTCATTGGTAACCTCAACCCTGACTTGGGCATTCTTCTTCAAAATCTCCAGATACTTTGGATAGGAGCAAACCAATTTACAGGAACCATTCCAGTTTCATTGTCCAATGTCTCAAACATTCACTATCTTGATCTTGGTAATAATTATTTCACAGGAACCATACCTAGGAGTTTTGGTAATTTGCGAAATCTTCGATGGTTTGGTGCTTTTAATAATCTTCTTGGAAATTATTCAGTTTATGATTTGAGTTTTCTGAGTTCTTTGAACAACTGCAGTCAGTTAGAGCTTCTGTCTGTCAGCGACAACCAGTTCGGAGGTGAGTTGCCTAACTCCATAACAAACCTCTCAATCCAATTATTACGGTTTCGGCTAGACGGCAATTCTATTGGTGGGAGCATACCTACACGGATATCAAATCTTGTTAGCCTAACTGAACTTAACCTGGGAGCTAACTTGTTAACAGGTAATATTCCATCTTCAATTGGAAAGCTCTCAAACTTGCACGCTTTGTACTTGTATGAAAACAAATTGATTGGGGAGATCCCGTCTTCCTTTGACAACATGACTAAATTGCTATACCTCGATATGGAGAGTAACAATTTAGAAGGGAGCATACCACCGAGTCTTAGTAGGTGCAGCCACCTGCAAAAGGTAATCCTTTGCCATAATAAATTAAATGGCACCATACCGGAGCAACTTCTTGGCCTTCCTCTAGTCCAAATTAATGTGTCTCATAACTCCTTGACCGGTTTTTTACCACCAGATTTTGGAAACTTGAAAATTCTTGTTGCACTAGACGTTTCATACAACAAATTTTCCAAACAGATTCCAGCCCAGCTAGGGGCGTGTTTGGCCTTAGAAACACTTTATATGCAAGCAAACTCCTTTGAAGGAACCATTCCCGACTTAAGTCAGTTAGAAGGTATTCAATATCTTGATCTCTCTAACAACAACTTGTCAGGCCAAATCCCATGGTATATGATTAATTTTCCCATGCAAAATTTGAACCTCTCTTTCAACAATCTTGAGGGAGAGGTACCTATAGAAGGGGTCTTCAGAAATGCTAGTGCAGTTGAAGTCAAAGGCAACATTGGTCTTTGTGGGGGGATCCAAGAGCTACATTTGCAGGCATGCCCCATTCAAAGATCCAAgcatttttctttcaagttgAAACTGGCAATAAGCATTGCAGCTGCTTTCTGCTTGGCATTGTTTTCTTTGATTGCTCTTTCCTGGTTGAAAAAGTCAAAGAAGAAATGCCTTTCCATTTCCACCTTTGGACCCTCCTACCAAAAGATCTCTTATAAAGAATTACGCAATGCAACTGATGGATTCTCTTTGAAGAATCTGATTGGTACAGGAAATTTTGGTAGTGTCTATAAAGGAAAACTTGGTCTAGATGAAACAACTGTAGCAGTCAAGGTACTCAATTGTCAAAAGCAAGGAGCCTCCAAGAGTTTCATTGCCGAATGTGAAGCCTTGAGGAACATCCGGCATCGAAACCTTGTTAAGATTCTGACTACTTGTTCAAGTATTGATTTTGAGGGCAATGATTTTAAAGCTTTAGTCTATGAGTTCATGCCAAATGGAAGCTTGGAGATGTGGTTACATTCTGAAGATGGAGTCAAGCAACTGAGAAGTTTAAACCTTCTCCAAAGAACCAGCATTGCAATAGATGTGGCTTCGGCATTGCTTTATCTTCATCGTCACTGCCAAACCCCTATTATTCACTGTGATATAAAGCCAAGCAATATTCTTCTTGATGATGATCTGAATGCTCATATAAGTGATTTTGGTTTGGCTAGACTCCTTTCGAAATCTGGGAAGGAAGCTTTTCATAATCATTTAAGCTCAGTAGGGATTAAGGGAACTGTCGGATATGCTGCTCCAG agtatggaaTGGGTAGTCAACTTTCAACTCATGGGGATGTGTATAGCTTTGGGATCCTCTTATTGGAGATGTTAACTGGAAGAAGACCTACTGATAGACTATTCAAAGATGACCTAAACCTTCACAACTTTGTTAAGTTGGCATTGCCGGGACAAGTGATGGAGATTGTGGACCATTCAATTTTCAACGAAGTAGGAGAATCTGATAACATGGTTGCAAGTTGGAGTGACTGGACAAGTGGACACACTGAATACTTGATATTGGTCTTTCAAATCGGACTTGCATGTTCAGCAGAATCTCCAATAGATAGAATGGACATGAGCAATGTAGCCCTGGAATTGCTTTCAATTAGAAGGAAAATTCTTTTGGACCAAAACTCTTGA